Sequence from the Kineosporia succinea genome:
CATCGACGACGTGCCCCGACCGGTACTCGCCGATCAGCTCGAGATAGGCGAAGGCACAATCGGCCACCCCGAAAACCACCACGGCGGCGGCGATCGGCTCGACCGGCAGCACCGCTTTCAGCCCGTCCCCCCGGGTCCGCAGCACCAGGTACGTGGCCAGGGTGATCAGGGCGATGTCACCGGAGGGGTAGACGAGCAGCATCATCTTGTCGCCGAACCCGGTCTCGTTCAGCCGCACCGTCGGCCCGAGCACGCTCACCCATCCCACGAGCAGCACCGCCGCGCTGATCAGCAACCCGTCGACGACCGCCCGCGCCCGCGCCGCATTGTTCCGCTCGGGCATGGTCATCCGCAGCAGCCCGGCCACGAGAAGCGCCCCGGCGACCAGGAAGCCGACGTCGGCCAGCGAGAACGGGGGCGGCTCCCGGCGCAGCAGCACGTCGTACGCCGCAGCCGAGAACTCAGCGAAGCCCCAGGCCAGGGCGGTGCCGCCGAAACAGAGCCAGGTGATGCGGCTGCGGGTGTCGTCCTTGACCCGGATCGCCCGGACGCCGCAGGCCAGCCCGGCCAGTGTCGCGGTGCCGCTCAGGGCGACACCCGACAGCCAGGCCTGGGCCGACGGCGATCCCGGGCGAACGATGAAGGCCACGGTCACGGCGAGGCAACCGAGCACGGCAGAGACCACCAGGAAGGTGCGCAGGCCGGGTCGGATCATGCTCATACCCAACGTAGTCGACTCATCACTATGGGGTATTGATGGTCCGTTGGAGTAGCCCTGGGTGTTTGGACGCGTGGTGCGGCTCTCGTGGGGTTGGCCCGGTCGAGTGCCGATAGGGGTGAAACCCTTGGGTTACTGGTTCCGCCAGTCGGAGATCGACGTCAGCATGAATCCGGCACCTCCCGGGTCGGCGACGCCGGCCAGTCGCCCGAAGGGCGTGTCCTCGGGCTCCATGTTGATGCTGCCGCCGTGCTTGCGGATCAGCTCGACCGTCGCGTCGACGTCGTCGCAGCCCACGTAGAAGTGCCAGTTGGAGGGGACGCCCGGAGGCAGGAAGGTGGCGTCCATGACCCCGGCGACCTGCTGGCCGTCGGCGATCTGCATCGTGTAGCGGAACTCGTCGCTGTCACCGGTGACCTGGGTGTCCCAGCCGAAGACCTCGACGTAGAAGGCCACGGCCCGGTTGAACTCGGTGGCGTGCAGCTCGACCCAGAACGGGGCCCCGGCCTCGTTCCAGATCTGCGTGCCCTTGTGCAGCTTGGGCTCCCAGACACCGACGAACGCACCGGCCGGGTCCTGCACGAAGGCCATGTTGCCGATGCCGTTGACGTCCATCGACGGCATGATCACGGTGCCACCCGCCGCCCGGACCTTGTTGACCGTGGCCTCGGCGTCGTCGCTCTGCAGGTAGATGTTCCAGGCGTCGGGCATGGCCTCGTCGGGCTTGCGCATCAGCCCGGCCACGTCCTGCCCCTGGTGCCGGAACATCACGTAGTGCTCGAACTCCTTGCCGGTGACCTCGTAGGTCCAGCCGAAGACCGAGGCGTAGAACTCGCTCATCCGGTCCGGGTCGGAGCTGCTCAGGTCGAACCAGATCGGGGCGCCGGACGGGGCGATCTCACGGATGGGCATGACGGTTCTCCTCGGGCTCTCGGGCAAGGCGGCCACAGCGTAGTGTGATCACGCCCTCACGCTGCGGCTTTGACCTCAGGTGTTGCCGGACGTTTGACGCCGGTGCACCGGCCGTGAATGGTTGGGGCGGTGGAGCGGATCTGGCTGGACGTGCCCTTCGAGGAGAAAGACCAGGCGAAGAAGGCAGGCGCTCGCTGGGACGCCACCGCCAAGCGCTGGTACGCACCCCGCGCCGACAACGAAGATCTCCGACGATGGACGTCGAAGCCGCCCCTTCCCGAGCTGCTCCCCGGCGAGGACCGCACCCTCGGCCGCGGTCTCTTCATCGACATGGTGCCGAGCACCTGCTGGTTCACGAACGTGCGCTCGTGCGTGGCCCCGCGGGACTGGGAGCGGATCCGGCGCATGGTGACGGCCCGCGCCGGCCAGCGGTGCGAGACCTGCGGCGCCCCGGAGGACCGAGCCCGCCGCCGCTGGCTCGAGGTGCACGAGCGCTGGGCCTACGACGACAAGTCCCGCGTCCAGAAACTCGGCCGCCTGATCTGCCTGTGCACCGACTGCCACGCCACCACGCACTACGGCCTGGCCGGCATCCGCGGTCGCGCCGGCGAGGTCCGCGCGCATCTGCAGAAGGTGACCGGCCTGAGCGCGGCCGACGTGGGCATCCTGATCGAGGTGGCCACGGAGGACTACTACCGCCGCTCCAGCCACGCGTGGGAACTGGACCTCTCGATCCTCACCGACACCGGTGTCGAGGTGACCCCACCGCCCAGTGCGCAGGAACGTCCGTCCGCTGCCCGAGAGGGTCTGTACCGGGCCTCACACAAACGGTGGTGACGCGCGCTCCCGATCACGGCGCGACGATATAGCCTGTTTCGAGGCTTTCGACGGCGGACGAGGAGGCACCCGTGGCCAGCGACTGGACGCCGCTGTGGGTCTGTGCGTTCGGCATCATGACGTTCCTGCCGGTGCTGGGCCTGCATCTGCGGGCCCTGATCAGCACGACCGGACGTGACCAGCTCTGGCACGGAGCCCAGGTGCTCATCGCCCTGGGCCTGATCGACATCTTCTGGCCCTACCCACCGATCCCGGTGTCGGCCCTGACCGCCGAGCTGGTGTTCACCGGGGCGGCCTTCGTGGCGGCGGTGACACTGGCCCGAATGATGCGGATCGAACCCACGAACGGTGAGATCCGGCGCTGGCAGATACTTCTCGTCAACCTGCTGGTGATGATCTACCTGTTCACGGTGCCCTCCAGCGACGGTTTCGTGCTGGACGTGCTCGGGGGCTGCTTCATCGTGCAGGCCCTGGTCTGGCTGCCCGGTGTCGCCCCCCGGCTCTTCTCAACGAAAGACCGGGCACTGAGCGGTCTCTCACTCAGTCTCGGGCCGGCGGCGCTCAGCGTGGCCATGGCCTATCTCCTGCTGACCGTGCACCTCGGGCCGGAGACGGCCCAGATCCCGATCGTGCCCGAGGATCCGGGGATGCCGAACATGCATCACATGTGATCAGTCGCCACCTCGCACGTCACGGGCCCGCCGCAGAAGGGTCAGCCCCAGACTCAGCCACGCCATGAGAAACGCGGCGCCACTGAACCAGAGGGTCCAGCGGCTCGCGTCCGCGTTCTCGGCCGCGACCCGCACCGCACCCGCCGTGGCCGCGTTGTCGTGGTGCGAACCAGAAGCGGCGGCGGTCGTCGACGGGGTGCCGAGCACCAGAACGGGCGCCGGGCGATCAAGTTCGGCTGTGTCCCCCGGCGCCTGGGTCTGGGTCCACTCGACGGTCGACCCGTCGTCGTAGATCTGCACGGCCCGGAACGTCAGTTCGGTGGTGTCGGGCAGCCGGCCGGCGATCACGGTGAAAGCGCCGTATTCACCGGGGCGCAGACCCTTCCCGGGCTCGGCGGCCCAGGAGATCTCGGTGACCACCTCGCCCTCCGGCCCTGGATCCGATCTGGTCTCCTCGTGGGTCCAGCCCGGAACCGGCCGAACCGCGATCTCACCGATCGGCGCGTCGGCGGGCAGGGCCACCCGCAGGCCGACCGTGGCGCCGTCTTGCTCCACCGGCACCCGGAACGTGATCTCCTGGTCGGTGCCGCCCGGCACGGCTCCCGGGGCAACGACGGTGACATCGGCCGAGGCCGACGCCGCGGTGGCGACGACGGCCAGAAGTCCGGCACCGGCGGTGAGGCAGACCCTCCGGAGACCTTTGACGATCATGAAACACCCTTCGTCGGGAGGTTTCTCATGCGATGCGCACGGTGACGGCGGCGGTCGGGGAGTCGAACTCGGATGTGCGGACGACCACCGTGAAGACCCAGTCCCCGGCGGCGGGCAGCGTGACGTCGGCGGCGACGTAGCGATTCTCGCCGGCCTCGCGCAGCTCGATCGGGACCGGAGCGAGCTGGGCCGAGGGCAGTGTGGCGGTGACGTGGACGTCTGTCGGCCGGGGGCCCTCGCTGAGAACGGCCTCCAGCCGCACGATGCCGGGCCGGGCGGGATCCACGTCGAGCCGCACGGTTCGCCCCGACCCGAGCGGCGCGACGGTGCCCTGGCCATGGGTGCCCTGACCGTGAACCTGCTGGGCCCGGGCCTCCTGGCTGTGCGGCTGGGCGACGAGCACCGAGGCGAGCCCGATCACCACCACGCCGATGCCGAGTTCCGCCAGCACGCCGCGACGGACGGTTGCCCGGCCGGGCGGCGGGCGGCGAACTCGCCCGCCGATGACACGACGGCCGGAGTTCGCCACCAGCAGGGCGGCGACGACGAGCCCGGCCTTGGCCAGAACCAGCAGTCCGTAGCTGGTTCCGAAGGCTGCCGGAGAAGCGAGTGCGCGTGCCCCGGCGTAGAAACCAGTGATCGCGAGCGTTGCCACGGCGATCAGCGCCACTCGGGAGAAGCGCGGCAGGACCGAGCCCAGCTCGTCCGGAGCGAGGCGGGGCAGCACGACGGCCAGCAGGACGACGAGGCCACCGACCCAGACCGCCATGGCCAGCAGGTGCAGCATGTCGGCGGAGACGGACAACCAGGCCGGGGACGTGACGCGAGGACTCCCGAGAGCCGAGAAGGTCCAGGCCAGTGAGGCTCCCAGCGCCACGAACGTGATCAACCGGGCCCTGGCCACAGCTCTGCCCGCCGGGGCGGCAGTTGCGGTTGCGACTGGGGGCGGGCCCGAGGACGTGACCGCGGAGGTGACCGGGAGCGGGTGAACGGGAGGGTCGACGAACAGGTCGAGCACGAAGGCGAGCACCACCAGGAGGCCCAGCCGGGCGAGCACCACCTGCCCGAACCCGGACGCCAGGACATCGGCCAGCAGGTTGCCCCGGCCCACCGCGAGCAGGTTCGCCCCCGCCACGTACGGCCCCTGCAGCAACAGCTGCCCGACCGCACCGGCCGCACACAGCGCCCACCCCGTCCAGAAGATGTGCCGAGCCCGCGACCGGTCGGCGACCGGCCACAGCATCAACGGAACCCAGAGACCGCCCAGCAGGCCGAAACCCACGAACCCGGCCCAGCGGGCCAGGACAAGGGCAACGCCGACGGCCGGGTCACGCGCATCGACCGAATCGGCCGCACCTGCCGCACCTGATGCACCTGATGCACCTGATGCACCTGATGCACCTGCCTCATCGGCTACATCGGTAGCCGCCCCCGTCGTGGCGGCCTCGGCCCGAGCGTCGGCGGCAGAGGCGGCCTCCCTGAAAACCCCGCCGCCGGGGATCCCCTGGGCAGAGGCGTCTTCGGCCGGGACGGAATCGACGAGGGCATCACCGGCAGGAGCCTTCGCGACGGACACCCGGAACACGGACGGCAGAACCCGGCGGCCGACATCGGGGGCATCGGCCCCCGGCTCTGCCCGCAGATCCATGACGGTGCCGGACGAGACGTGGATGGCCTCACCCGTGGGGATCATCGTCGGCCCGGCCCCGAACCAGCTGGCCGCCAGCATGATCAACAGAGCGGCGATCATCCAGCCACCCTCTCGCGAACGCAGGACGGAACTCACTTCCGCGCTACGTTGCCGTATCAGGGGGAGGGTCAGGCGCTTCACTTCTGGGGAACCGCGACGGGAGACGATTCCGGTCTGAGCAATTTCAAGATCTCCTTGCCGGGTCCGGATAGCCCGAATCATAACAAATCTGGTGATTGCCGGTTTTGGGTCTAATTGTTACTCTTCCGTAGGCCAAGGGGGGCGGAGTCCCACTACCCACAACTAGCGCGGACCCGAAGCCGCTCCCGACAGAAGCGGCCAATCCTTTGGCGGAGGGGGCCTTTTGGGACGACCGGAGAGACCCGTCGAAAGCTCTCGGAAGGAGATCTCGGAGTTTGCCCGGGATCTTCGGACGCTACGTGCGTCGGCCGGGAGTCCTACCTATCGGCAGATGGCGGCTACCGCGCTGTTCTCGTCGTCGGTACTCTCCAGTGCCGCCAGCGGCTATCGTCTGCCGACGCTTCAGGTGACTCTGGCCTTCGTCAGCGCCTGTCACGGAGACACCGCCGAGTGGGAAGAACGGTGGCGGCGTCTGGCTGAGCCGGAGCGGCAGCCGGCTCCA
This genomic interval carries:
- a CDS encoding copper resistance D family protein — encoded protein: MIAALLIMLAASWFGAGPTMIPTGEAIHVSSGTVMDLRAEPGADAPDVGRRVLPSVFRVSVAKAPAGDALVDSVPAEDASAQGIPGGGVFREAASAADARAEAATTGAATDVADEAGASGASGASGASGAAGAADSVDARDPAVGVALVLARWAGFVGFGLLGGLWVPLMLWPVADRSRARHIFWTGWALCAAGAVGQLLLQGPYVAGANLLAVGRGNLLADVLASGFGQVVLARLGLLVVLAFVLDLFVDPPVHPLPVTSAVTSSGPPPVATATAAPAGRAVARARLITFVALGASLAWTFSALGSPRVTSPAWLSVSADMLHLLAMAVWVGGLVVLLAVVLPRLAPDELGSVLPRFSRVALIAVATLAITGFYAGARALASPAAFGTSYGLLVLAKAGLVVAALLVANSGRRVIGGRVRRPPPGRATVRRGVLAELGIGVVVIGLASVLVAQPHSQEARAQQVHGQGTHGQGTVAPLGSGRTVRLDVDPARPGIVRLEAVLSEGPRPTDVHVTATLPSAQLAPVPIELREAGENRYVAADVTLPAAGDWVFTVVVRTSEFDSPTAAVTVRIA
- a CDS encoding DUF5710 domain-containing protein, translating into MERIWLDVPFEEKDQAKKAGARWDATAKRWYAPRADNEDLRRWTSKPPLPELLPGEDRTLGRGLFIDMVPSTCWFTNVRSCVAPRDWERIRRMVTARAGQRCETCGAPEDRARRRWLEVHERWAYDDKSRVQKLGRLICLCTDCHATTHYGLAGIRGRAGEVRAHLQKVTGLSAADVGILIEVATEDYYRRSSHAWELDLSILTDTGVEVTPPPSAQERPSAAREGLYRASHKRW
- a CDS encoding YcnI family protein, whose protein sequence is MIVKGLRRVCLTAGAGLLAVVATAASASADVTVVAPGAVPGGTDQEITFRVPVEQDGATVGLRVALPADAPIGEIAVRPVPGWTHEETRSDPGPEGEVVTEISWAAEPGKGLRPGEYGAFTVIAGRLPDTTELTFRAVQIYDDGSTVEWTQTQAPGDTAELDRPAPVLVLGTPSTTAAASGSHHDNAATAGAVRVAAENADASRWTLWFSGAAFLMAWLSLGLTLLRRARDVRGGD
- a CDS encoding VOC family protein gives rise to the protein MPIREIAPSGAPIWFDLSSSDPDRMSEFYASVFGWTYEVTGKEFEHYVMFRHQGQDVAGLMRKPDEAMPDAWNIYLQSDDAEATVNKVRAAGGTVIMPSMDVNGIGNMAFVQDPAGAFVGVWEPKLHKGTQIWNEAGAPFWVELHATEFNRAVAFYVEVFGWDTQVTGDSDEFRYTMQIADGQQVAGVMDATFLPPGVPSNWHFYVGCDDVDATVELIRKHGGSINMEPEDTPFGRLAGVADPGGAGFMLTSISDWRNQ